The following proteins are encoded in a genomic region of Paenibacillus sp. FSL H3-0469:
- the rsmB gene encoding 16S rRNA (cytosine(967)-C(5))-methyltransferase RsmB produces the protein MSAGGKGDGGQRPRTSGNQPAASGRKPAAGRTGGAGRNRQGGKPAAPASAREVALDILVRVEQQGAYSNLLLGSSLQKTDLSREDTGLATELVYGTLSRMITLDYVLSSFVSKGIAKLEPWVRSLLRLSLYQIMYLDRVPSHAAVNEAVNISKRRGHQGISGMVNGVLRSVLRAGDLPVLPEGLSREERISILHSHPLWMVKRWSAEYGPDTAEAMCAANNEPPAVSVRVNTTMISREDMLAELLEAGLDAAESKVSPAGLVIRGGGNLALTSWYRDGYLSVQDESSMLVAEVVAPEAGMKVLDCCAAPGGKSAHMGELMKDEGSILANDLHEHKAKLIAEQAARLGLECITTASGDALELGVALQPESYDRILLDAPCSGLGVIRRKPDLKWRKQPEDIASVAALQLELLQSVSGLLKPGGVLVYSTCTTEQAENSRVVAAFLERNPGFAPVSFKSAVWERLGGTALAAGDGMQLLPHHYGSDGFYIARLERLL, from the coding sequence TTGAGCGCGGGCGGCAAGGGAGATGGCGGACAGCGTCCGCGTACTTCCGGCAATCAGCCAGCGGCCTCCGGCAGGAAGCCTGCCGCAGGCAGAACCGGCGGAGCAGGCCGGAACCGGCAGGGCGGCAAGCCCGCTGCGCCGGCTTCTGCGCGTGAGGTTGCTCTTGATATTCTGGTACGCGTAGAGCAGCAGGGCGCGTACAGCAACCTGCTGCTGGGAAGCAGCCTCCAGAAAACGGACCTCAGCCGGGAGGATACGGGACTTGCTACAGAGCTCGTGTACGGAACTCTCTCAAGGATGATTACCCTTGATTATGTCCTCAGCAGCTTCGTCAGCAAAGGGATAGCCAAGCTGGAGCCTTGGGTACGGAGTCTGCTGCGGCTAAGCCTGTACCAGATCATGTATCTGGACCGGGTGCCTTCGCATGCAGCCGTTAACGAGGCTGTGAATATCTCCAAGAGACGCGGCCATCAGGGCATCTCAGGTATGGTCAATGGCGTGCTGCGCAGTGTGCTGCGGGCTGGAGATCTGCCGGTATTGCCTGAGGGGCTGAGCCGGGAAGAGCGGATCTCCATTCTGCATTCCCATCCCCTGTGGATGGTGAAGCGCTGGTCGGCGGAATACGGTCCGGACACGGCAGAAGCTATGTGTGCGGCGAATAATGAGCCGCCCGCAGTCAGTGTACGTGTTAATACAACGATGATTAGCCGGGAGGACATGCTGGCAGAACTGCTTGAAGCCGGTCTGGATGCCGCAGAATCGAAGGTGAGCCCTGCGGGGCTGGTCATCAGAGGCGGCGGCAATCTGGCGCTGACCTCCTGGTACCGGGACGGCTATCTGTCCGTTCAGGATGAGAGCTCGATGCTGGTCGCCGAGGTTGTCGCTCCCGAAGCCGGGATGAAGGTGCTGGACTGCTGCGCTGCTCCCGGCGGCAAAAGCGCCCATATGGGTGAACTGATGAAGGACGAAGGCTCCATACTGGCCAATGACCTGCATGAGCATAAGGCTAAGCTGATTGCCGAGCAGGCAGCACGCCTTGGCCTGGAGTGCATAACCACTGCAAGCGGGGATGCGCTGGAGCTGGGCGTAGCCCTCCAGCCGGAATCCTATGACCGGATTCTGCTGGACGCTCCTTGCTCGGGGCTTGGGGTTATCCGCCGCAAGCCTGATTTGAAATGGCGCAAGCAGCCGGAGGATATTGCAAGCGTAGCTGCGCTGCAGCTTGAACTGCTGCAATCGGTCTCCGGCCTGCTGAAGCCGGGAGGCGTGCTGGTCTACAGCACGTGTACTACCGAGCAGGCGGAGAATAGCCGGGTTGTTGCCGCTTTTCTGGAGCGCAATCCCGGCTTCGCCCCGGTCAGCTTCAAGTCAGCCGTCTGGGAACGGCTGGGAGGAACCGCGCTTGCTGCCGGTGACGGCATGCAGCTGCTCCCGCACCATTATGGCAGCGATGGCTTCTATATTGCCCGGCTGGAGCGACTCTTGTAA
- the fmt gene encoding methionyl-tRNA formyltransferase codes for MRIVFMGTPAFAVPSLRMLLEEGYEVVAVVSQPDRPQGRKKTLVPSPVKAAALELGLPVLQPERLRRPESVAELAAYEPDLIVTAAYGQILPKSVLELPANGCVNVHGSLLPKYRGGAPIQRCIMNGEKVTGVTLMYMAEGLDTGDMISRVEVAIEDDDTSGTLFEKLSVAGRELLKAEMPRLAAGRVEAAAQDDSEATYAPNLSREDERIDWSRGSLELYNQIRGLVPFSGAFTLWNGETFKAWAAVKPQDEEQPGGSAAPGTVLSVSERGVEVKTGDGTLLLTTVQPAGKKAMSAADFSRGATLAPGTVLG; via the coding sequence ATGAGAATAGTGTTCATGGGAACACCAGCCTTTGCAGTCCCCTCCTTGCGGATGCTGCTGGAAGAGGGCTATGAGGTAGTGGCCGTGGTGAGTCAGCCGGACCGGCCGCAAGGCCGCAAGAAAACGCTGGTGCCATCCCCGGTGAAGGCGGCTGCACTGGAGCTGGGACTGCCTGTCCTTCAGCCTGAACGCCTGCGCCGCCCTGAATCAGTGGCTGAGCTGGCTGCCTATGAGCCGGATCTGATTGTTACCGCCGCATATGGACAGATTCTTCCCAAGAGCGTTCTTGAGCTGCCGGCGAACGGGTGTGTGAATGTTCATGGCTCACTTCTGCCCAAATACCGGGGCGGTGCTCCGATACAGCGCTGTATCATGAACGGCGAGAAGGTGACTGGTGTGACGCTGATGTATATGGCGGAAGGACTGGACACTGGAGATATGATCTCACGGGTGGAGGTTGCGATAGAGGATGACGATACCTCAGGCACGCTGTTTGAGAAGCTAAGCGTTGCCGGACGGGAGCTCCTCAAGGCAGAGATGCCGCGGCTGGCAGCCGGCCGTGTAGAAGCTGCCGCGCAGGATGACAGTGAAGCAACCTATGCGCCGAATCTAAGCCGGGAAGATGAACGGATCGACTGGAGCCGGGGCTCGCTTGAGCTGTACAACCAGATCCGCGGTCTGGTGCCGTTCTCGGGTGCGTTCACCCTATGGAACGGAGAGACCTTCAAGGCATGGGCTGCGGTGAAGCCGCAGGATGAGGAGCAGCCGGGCGGCAGCGCGGCTCCGGGCACCGTGCTGTCCGTGAGCGAACGCGGCGTTGAGGTGAAGACCGGCGACGGGACGCTCCTTCTTACAACCGTTCAGCCTGCCGGCAAAAAAGCCATGAGCGCAGCCGACTTCAGCCGTGGTGCAACCCTTGCGCCCGGCACGGTGCTCGGTTGA